A genomic stretch from Bosea sp. F3-2 includes:
- the ggt gene encoding gamma-glutamyltransferase produces MSWGNRDFMAPGRPVAVGDRGMAATSHPASTLAAVEILRAGGNAIDAAIAAVAVQAVVDPHMTGVGGDCFAIYAPADGKMVALNGSGRAAAKAELGWFLGQGMTAIAADSPHAVTVPGAIDAWCRLVADYGSKSLDEIFAPAIRAAEEGFVVTPRVALDWAKARGRIEKHGLGNAVYLPGGNAPAVGDKMVHPALGRTLRRIAREGRSAFYEGEIAEDMVAVLKGAGSLIGLEDFAASKPDYVDPIGADYRGHRLWECPPNGQGIAALLIARILEGFDLKDEKLSEADRIHLLAEASKAAYRQRDALVADPAVSPFDTEAFLSDQFVGRIRKEISLEKAAKPEAFDMPLHKDTIYLCVVDGDGNMVSFINSLFSAFGSGIYASKAGVMLQNRGSGFRLIEGHPNAIGPRKRPFHTIIPGMLAKDGKPIMPMGVMGGQYQSTGHVHFLSGILDRGLDPQQASDAPRSFAYDGKLSLETTIQASVAADLKARGHDVVWAEEPLGGCQAIWVDHKRGVMFGASDHRKDGFALAV; encoded by the coding sequence ATGAGCTGGGGCAATCGCGATTTCATGGCGCCGGGCCGGCCGGTTGCGGTCGGTGATCGCGGCATGGCGGCGACCTCGCATCCGGCCTCGACGCTGGCCGCGGTCGAGATCCTGCGCGCCGGCGGCAATGCGATCGATGCCGCCATCGCGGCCGTTGCCGTCCAGGCCGTCGTCGATCCGCACATGACCGGCGTCGGCGGCGACTGCTTCGCGATCTACGCGCCGGCCGACGGCAAGATGGTGGCGCTCAACGGCTCCGGCCGGGCGGCGGCCAAGGCCGAGCTCGGCTGGTTCCTCGGGCAGGGCATGACGGCGATCGCGGCGGATTCACCGCATGCCGTCACCGTGCCGGGTGCCATCGACGCCTGGTGCCGCCTCGTCGCCGATTACGGCAGCAAGAGCCTGGACGAGATCTTCGCGCCGGCGATCCGCGCCGCCGAGGAGGGCTTCGTGGTGACGCCGCGCGTCGCGCTCGACTGGGCCAAGGCCCGCGGCCGGATCGAGAAGCACGGCCTCGGCAACGCCGTCTATCTGCCGGGCGGCAACGCCCCGGCCGTCGGCGACAAGATGGTCCATCCCGCGCTCGGCAGGACGCTACGCCGCATCGCCCGCGAGGGCCGCTCCGCCTTCTACGAGGGCGAGATCGCCGAGGACATGGTTGCCGTGCTCAAAGGTGCGGGCAGCCTGATCGGGCTCGAGGACTTCGCCGCCTCGAAGCCGGACTATGTCGACCCGATCGGCGCCGATTATCGCGGCCATCGCCTCTGGGAATGCCCGCCGAACGGTCAGGGCATCGCCGCGCTCCTGATCGCGCGCATCCTCGAGGGCTTTGACCTCAAGGACGAGAAGCTGAGCGAAGCGGACCGCATCCACCTCCTCGCCGAGGCGAGCAAGGCCGCCTATCGTCAGCGCGACGCGCTGGTGGCCGACCCGGCCGTCAGCCCCTTCGATACGGAAGCCTTCCTCTCCGACCAGTTCGTCGGCCGGATCCGCAAGGAGATCAGCCTGGAGAAGGCGGCGAAGCCGGAAGCCTTCGATATGCCCCTGCACAAGGACACGATCTATCTCTGCGTCGTCGACGGCGACGGCAACATGGTGTCCTTCATCAACTCGCTGTTCTCCGCCTTCGGCAGCGGCATCTATGCATCGAAGGCCGGCGTCATGCTGCAGAATCGCGGCTCGGGCTTCCGCCTGATCGAGGGGCATCCCAACGCCATCGGCCCGCGCAAGCGCCCCTTCCACACGATCATTCCGGGCATGCTGGCCAAGGACGGAAAGCCGATCATGCCGATGGGCGTGATGGGCGGCCAGTACCAGTCGACCGGCCACGTCCATTTCCTCTCCGGCATCCTCGACCGCGGCCTCGATCCACAGCAGGCCTCGGATGCGCCGCGCAGCTTCGCCTATGACGGCAAGCTCTCGCTGGAGACGACGATCCAGGCCAGCGTTGCCGCTGATCTGAAGGCGCGCGGCCATGATGTCGTGTGGGCCGAGGAGCCGCTCGGCGGCTGCCAGGCGATCTGGGTCGATCACAAGCGCGGGGTGATGTTCGGCGCCTCCGACCACCGCAAGGACGGCTTCGCGCTGGCGGTGTGA
- a CDS encoding aldehyde dehydrogenase family protein, producing the protein MLQVVQAYDRAPITEIETDNEAALERKLKAAEAVFKDRDNWLKPHQRIAILRKLAGLLEAKRDHFAMQIAREGGKPLPDAIVEANRAVDGVYNAADELRNFAGREIPMGLSAAAADRWAFTTKEPIGIVAAISAFNHPLNLIVHQVAPAIAVGCPVIVKPAGTTPLSCIDFVKLVHEAGLPEAWCQSFVPTETALAEKLATDPRIAFLSFIGSAKVGWYLHSRLSPGARSALEHGGVAPAIVDKTADLDAIIEPIVKGGYYHAGQVCVSTQRIYVHDAIVDDFTERLVARVKTLRTGDPVLKDTEVGPLIIPKEADRVASWIDEAVKGGARLATGGRRLSETTLEPAVLIDPAPEARISSEEVFGPVVAIYRYGKLDDAIARANSLPVAFQASIFAQDIDVALRAANRLDASAVMVNDPTTFRTDWMPFAGRRVSGYGTGGIPYTMRDMTQEKMILLKRR; encoded by the coding sequence ATGCTCCAGGTTGTTCAAGCCTATGACCGTGCCCCGATCACCGAGATCGAGACCGACAACGAAGCTGCGCTCGAACGCAAGCTCAAGGCGGCTGAAGCCGTCTTCAAGGACCGCGACAACTGGCTGAAGCCGCATCAGCGCATCGCGATCCTGCGCAAGCTCGCAGGGCTCCTCGAAGCGAAGCGCGACCATTTCGCCATGCAGATCGCGCGCGAGGGTGGCAAGCCGCTGCCCGATGCGATCGTCGAGGCGAACCGGGCCGTCGACGGCGTCTATAATGCCGCCGACGAATTGCGGAACTTTGCCGGGCGCGAGATCCCGATGGGGCTGTCGGCCGCGGCCGCCGACCGCTGGGCCTTCACCACCAAGGAGCCGATCGGCATCGTCGCGGCGATCTCGGCCTTCAACCACCCGCTCAACCTGATCGTCCATCAGGTCGCGCCGGCGATCGCGGTGGGCTGCCCGGTCATCGTCAAGCCGGCCGGCACGACACCGCTCTCCTGCATCGACTTCGTCAAGCTGGTGCATGAGGCCGGATTGCCGGAAGCCTGGTGCCAGAGCTTCGTCCCGACCGAGACGGCGCTGGCGGAGAAGCTCGCCACCGATCCGCGCATCGCCTTCCTGAGCTTCATCGGCTCGGCCAAGGTCGGCTGGTATCTGCATTCCAGGCTCAGCCCTGGCGCCCGCTCGGCACTGGAGCATGGCGGCGTCGCACCGGCGATCGTCGACAAGACCGCCGATCTCGACGCGATCATCGAACCGATCGTGAAGGGCGGCTACTACCATGCCGGCCAGGTCTGCGTGTCGACGCAGCGCATCTATGTCCATGACGCCATCGTCGACGACTTCACCGAGCGGCTGGTCGCGCGGGTGAAGACGCTGCGCACCGGCGATCCCGTGCTGAAGGACACCGAAGTCGGCCCGCTGATCATCCCCAAGGAAGCCGACCGCGTCGCCTCCTGGATCGACGAGGCGGTGAAGGGCGGCGCCAGGCTCGCGACTGGCGGCAGGCGCCTGTCGGAGACGACGCTGGAGCCGGCCGTGCTGATCGACCCGGCGCCGGAAGCGCGCATCTCCAGCGAGGAGGTGTTCGGCCCGGTCGTCGCAATCTACCGCTACGGCAAGCTCGACGACGCCATCGCGCGGGCAAACTCCCTGCCCGTCGCCTTCCAGGCCAGCATCTTCGCGCAGGACATCGACGTTGCGCTGCGCGCCGCGAACCGGCTCGACGCCTCGGCGGTGATGGTCAACGACCCCACGACCTTCCGCACCGACTGGATGCCCTTCGCCGGCCGGCGCGTCTCGGGCTACGGCACCGGCGGCATCCCCTACACCATGCGCGACATGACGCAGGAAAAGATGATCCTGCTGAAGCGGCGCTGA
- a CDS encoding cupredoxin domain-containing protein, translating into MLVLFLAGGRQEQTAIAVPRLEARRSPRLRFAGVGTLLLICGGIGAFVYAAGTGSRRAAQASATDIAIAITDRSCEPATLTIPAGKASFVVTNRGERVLEWEIIDGVMVLEERENIAPGQSRRLTTQLHPGEYAITCGLLSAPRGRLIVQASATQPRPALTLMDMIGPAAEYRALLSERSAALGAAIDALEQAQSAADRQAADKARFDAAALLPGLRPAIAGDVELEAQFAKVEAALASPAAAASAEIKPAAEAFRAALGQRTILPDIMLAGAVALLSAQDGETVSSEAVAAASHIAQLLLPLTARVDPDLAARTKAVLMALPNDAKPGGTLRSLAEDLSAMRKALALPEAERKS; encoded by the coding sequence ATGCTCGTCCTGTTCCTTGCCGGGGGCCGGCAGGAACAGACGGCAATCGCCGTCCCCCGTCTAGAAGCCCGGCGTTCTCCGCGCCTGAGATTCGCCGGCGTCGGCACGCTGCTGCTGATCTGCGGCGGCATCGGCGCCTTCGTCTATGCGGCGGGCACCGGCAGCCGGCGCGCAGCCCAGGCGAGCGCGACCGACATCGCCATCGCGATCACCGACCGGAGCTGCGAGCCCGCGACACTGACGATTCCCGCCGGCAAGGCGAGCTTCGTCGTCACCAATCGCGGCGAGCGCGTGCTGGAATGGGAAATTATCGACGGCGTCATGGTGCTGGAGGAGCGTGAGAACATCGCGCCCGGCCAGTCGCGGCGGCTGACGACGCAGCTCCACCCCGGCGAATACGCGATCACCTGCGGGCTGCTCAGCGCCCCGCGCGGCCGGCTGATCGTGCAGGCGTCGGCGACGCAGCCGCGCCCGGCCCTGACGCTGATGGACATGATCGGCCCGGCCGCCGAATACCGCGCCCTGCTAAGCGAGCGCTCGGCCGCCCTCGGGGCCGCTATCGATGCCCTGGAACAGGCGCAGAGCGCAGCCGATAGGCAGGCTGCAGACAAGGCCCGCTTCGACGCTGCCGCGCTGCTGCCCGGCTTGCGCCCCGCAATCGCGGGCGATGTCGAACTCGAAGCGCAGTTCGCAAAGGTCGAGGCCGCGTTGGCCAGCCCCGCGGCCGCTGCATCCGCCGAGATCAAGCCAGCCGCCGAAGCTTTCCGCGCCGCGCTCGGCCAACGCACCATCCTGCCGGACATAATGCTGGCGGGCGCCGTCGCGCTTCTCTCCGCCCAGGACGGAGAGACGGTCTCATCCGAGGCTGTCGCGGCAGCAAGCCATATCGCGCAGCTGCTGCTGCCGCTGACGGCACGTGTCGACCCTGATCTGGCAGCACGGACCAAGGCCGTTCTCATGGCCCTGCCGAACGATGCCAAGCCGGGCGGCACGCTCCGGTCGCTGGCCGAGGATCTCTCGGCCATGCGCAAGGCGCTCGCGCTGCCCGAAGCGGAGCGCAAATCATGA
- the rocF gene encoding arginase, which produces MTDISAKNPATQGRIALLGCPIEVGASRRGALMGPAGLRTAGLVRVLEDLGYAVDDHGDILARDLKPVDGPAPDNARFYNEIAAWMRALSARAYELARTGATPIFLGGDHSLSMGSVNGVARHWQEQGRKLFVLWLDAHADFNMPAISPSGNMHGMSSAFLCGEAGLDDLLGLEPRASISPEQLSLFGIRSIDPLEKAAVKARGIDIADMRAIDEHGVGVLIRQTIEKVRAANGVLHVSFDVDFLDPPLAPGVGTTVPGGATYREAHLVMELLHDSGLVRSMDIVELNPFLDDRGQTARLAVELAGSLFGQQITDRQTPSNAIGAA; this is translated from the coding sequence ATGACCGACATTTCCGCCAAGAACCCGGCCACACAGGGCCGCATCGCCCTGCTGGGCTGCCCGATCGAGGTTGGCGCCTCGCGTCGCGGCGCGCTGATGGGCCCGGCCGGCCTGCGCACCGCCGGCCTCGTGCGGGTGCTCGAAGATCTCGGCTACGCTGTCGACGACCATGGCGACATTCTTGCGCGCGACCTGAAACCGGTCGACGGCCCGGCGCCCGACAACGCTCGCTTCTACAACGAGATCGCCGCCTGGATGCGCGCGCTGAGCGCCCGCGCCTACGAACTCGCCCGCACCGGCGCCACGCCGATCTTCCTCGGCGGCGATCACAGCCTGTCGATGGGCTCGGTCAACGGCGTCGCCCGCCACTGGCAGGAGCAGGGCCGCAAGCTCTTCGTGCTCTGGCTCGACGCCCATGCCGATTTCAACATGCCGGCGATCTCGCCCTCCGGGAACATGCACGGCATGTCCTCGGCCTTCCTCTGCGGCGAAGCAGGGCTCGACGACCTGCTCGGCCTGGAGCCGCGCGCCTCGATCTCCCCGGAGCAGCTCAGCCTGTTCGGCATCCGCTCGATCGACCCGCTGGAGAAGGCGGCGGTGAAGGCGCGCGGCATCGACATCGCCGACATGCGCGCCATCGACGAGCACGGCGTCGGCGTGCTGATCCGCCAGACCATCGAGAAGGTGCGCGCCGCCAACGGCGTGCTGCATGTCTCGTTCGACGTCGATTTCCTCGACCCGCCGCTGGCGCCGGGCGTCGGCACGACGGTGCCGGGCGGCGCGACCTATCGCGAGGCGCATCTCGTGATGGAGCTGCTGCACGATTCCGGGCTGGTCCGATCGATGGACATCGTCGAGCTCAACCCCTTCCTCGACGATCGCGGCCAGACGGCGCGGCTTGCCGTCGAGCTCGCCGGCAGCCTGTTCGGCCAGCAGATCACCGACCGCCAGACGCCGTCGAACGCCATCGGCGCGGCCTGA
- the efeB gene encoding iron uptake transporter deferrochelatase/peroxidase subunit, with amino-acid sequence MTRPGKTFTPSRRSLLTGGAAALGSASLAQAATEPAQNPAAAPESDATAQRQPFHGIHQSGIVTPRPATGLVAAFDITATSLDELERLFRLLSERIAFLMQGGPAPTADPGFPPPDSGILGPVIAPDNLTVTVALGASLFDERFGLSPLKPKRLQRMKRFRNDALDGALCHGDLLLQFCANTADTNIHALRDILKNAPDLLLLRWKQEGTVPVLKPKADEPAESARNLLGFRDGTANPDAADKALMGHLVWVQTGSDEPEWAANGSYQVVRIIRNFVERWDRTPLGEQEAIMGREKASGAPIGGKREYDEPAYADDPEGQRTKLDAHIRLANPRRPETEASRMLRRPFNYSNGVTRAGQLDMGLLFICFQQDLERSFIAVQKRLDGEPLEEYIKPVGGGYFFALPGVPDAGSYLGAGLIRAARGIVPASASTSPRKTGD; translated from the coding sequence ATGACCCGACCTGGCAAGACCTTCACACCCTCACGGCGTTCGCTCCTGACCGGCGGCGCAGCCGCTCTCGGCAGCGCCTCCCTGGCGCAGGCAGCGACCGAGCCAGCACAGAATCCGGCAGCGGCACCGGAAAGCGACGCGACGGCCCAGCGCCAGCCCTTCCACGGCATCCATCAATCCGGCATCGTCACGCCGCGCCCCGCAACCGGCCTCGTCGCCGCCTTCGACATCACCGCCACCTCGCTCGACGAGCTCGAACGGCTCTTCCGGCTGCTCAGCGAGCGTATCGCCTTCCTGATGCAGGGTGGGCCAGCGCCGACGGCCGATCCGGGCTTTCCGCCGCCGGACAGCGGCATCCTTGGCCCGGTCATCGCGCCCGACAACCTGACCGTCACCGTCGCGCTCGGCGCCTCGCTCTTCGACGAGCGCTTCGGGCTTAGCCCGCTGAAGCCGAAGCGCCTGCAGCGGATGAAGCGCTTCCGCAACGATGCGCTCGACGGCGCGCTCTGCCATGGCGACCTCTTGCTGCAATTCTGCGCCAACACCGCCGACACCAATATCCACGCGCTGCGCGACATCCTGAAGAACGCGCCGGACCTGCTCCTGCTACGCTGGAAGCAGGAGGGCACGGTCCCGGTCCTCAAGCCCAAAGCCGACGAGCCGGCGGAGAGCGCCCGCAACCTGCTCGGCTTCCGCGACGGCACCGCCAATCCCGACGCCGCCGACAAGGCGCTGATGGGCCACCTCGTCTGGGTCCAGACCGGTTCGGACGAGCCCGAATGGGCCGCCAATGGCAGCTATCAGGTGGTCCGGATCATCCGCAATTTCGTCGAGCGCTGGGACCGCACGCCGCTCGGCGAGCAGGAGGCGATCATGGGCCGCGAGAAGGCGAGCGGCGCGCCGATCGGCGGCAAACGCGAATATGACGAGCCTGCCTATGCCGACGATCCCGAAGGCCAGCGCACCAAGCTCGACGCCCATATCCGGCTCGCCAATCCGCGCCGGCCGGAGACCGAGGCCAGCCGCATGCTGCGCCGGCCCTTCAACTATTCCAACGGCGTCACCCGCGCCGGCCAGCTCGACATGGGGCTGCTCTTCATCTGCTTCCAGCAGGACCTCGAACGCAGCTTCATCGCGGTGCAGAAGCGGCTCGATGGCGAGCCGCTGGAGGAATACATCAAGCCGGTCGGCGGCGGCTATTTCTTCGCCCTGCCCGGCGTGCCCGATGCCGGCAGCTATCTCGGCGCCGGGCTGATCAGGGCGGCACGCGGCATCGTCCCGGCCTCGGCATCGACTTCCCCCCGCAAGACAGGAGACTGA
- the efeO gene encoding iron uptake system protein EfeO gives MSLRFAWLAGAGLFTIVAAGPAFAASPLDLVAPVSEYKLYVSQGVDQLVKDTKAFTDAVKAGDLAKARALYAPTRVSYEKIEPVAELFSDLDGKIDSRADDHEKKEEDPEFTGFHRIEYGLFAKNSTEGLGPFADKLLSDVTELQGRIKGLTIPPDKMVGGAAVLIEEVAATKISGEEDRYSHTDLWDFQANIDGAKKIVDLLRPLVAKEDKTLAAKIDANFETVDKTLAKYKLKDGGFETYDKLSEADRKALAAMITTLAEDLSKLRGVLGLG, from the coding sequence ATGAGCTTGCGCTTCGCATGGCTGGCCGGGGCCGGTCTGTTCACCATCGTCGCAGCAGGACCGGCCTTCGCCGCCTCGCCGCTCGACCTCGTGGCGCCGGTCTCCGAATACAAGCTCTATGTCTCGCAAGGCGTCGACCAGCTGGTGAAGGACACCAAGGCCTTCACCGATGCGGTCAAGGCCGGCGACCTCGCCAAGGCCAGGGCGCTCTATGCGCCGACCCGCGTCTCCTACGAGAAGATCGAGCCGGTCGCCGAGCTGTTCAGCGACCTCGACGGCAAGATCGACTCGCGCGCCGACGACCACGAAAAGAAGGAGGAAGACCCGGAATTCACCGGCTTCCACCGCATCGAATACGGGCTCTTCGCCAAGAACAGCACCGAGGGCCTTGGCCCCTTCGCCGACAAGCTGCTTTCGGATGTCACCGAGCTGCAGGGCCGCATCAAGGGCCTGACGATCCCGCCGGACAAGATGGTCGGCGGCGCTGCCGTGCTGATCGAGGAGGTCGCGGCCACCAAGATCTCCGGCGAGGAGGATCGCTACAGCCACACCGATCTCTGGGACTTCCAGGCCAATATCGACGGCGCCAAGAAGATCGTCGACCTGCTGCGGCCGCTGGTCGCCAAGGAGGACAAGACGCTCGCGGCCAAGATCGACGCGAATTTCGAGACCGTCGACAAGACGCTGGCGAAGTACAAGCTCAAGGATGGCGGCTTCGAGACCTACGACAAGCTGAGCGAGGCCGACCGCAAGGCGCTCGCCGCGATGATCACCACGCTGGCCGAGGATCTGTCCAAGCTGCGCGGCGTGCTCGGCCTCGGCTAG